From Candidatus Dormiibacterota bacterium, one genomic window encodes:
- a CDS encoding thioredoxin-like domain-containing protein, with the protein MSTPRVRCPEFLPGFTWINTRRPLSVASDLRGRVAVLDFWTYCCINCMHVLPVLKRVEERFAKDPVVVIGVHSAKFISEKDPQNIRRAVQRYGIVHPVLVDKDHDIWERFAVHAWPTIVLVDPAGYVADTLSGEIEEDDLVSKIEALLEEGRRKGILVEGRPDTVPDPDTDRSFLRFPGKVHVAKDRLFISDSGHNRLIVADLEGCVQAIVGEGGAGAHDGPAGEASFHNPQGMTSDDKHLYVADAGNHLLRGVDLSTLEVTTLAGTGQKGREPGPFDPAVPRSVALRSPWALLRIGRQLLIAMAGSHQIWVYDTDKHLIGPWAGSGREDHVDGPVAEAALAQPSGLAQAGRYILIADSEISSVRVIDLEDSTVKTIVGRGLFEFGDEVGPPDKVLLQHPLDIAVGAGTIYVADSYNNKIKAIAFGSMETKTLFGDGDPGTLHEPGGLAVDGDTVFIADTNNHRVLRGDPRTGGLKEVTLSGE; encoded by the coding sequence ATGTCGACACCCCGCGTGCGCTGCCCGGAGTTCCTGCCGGGGTTCACCTGGATCAACACGCGCAGGCCTTTGAGCGTGGCCTCGGATCTGCGCGGCCGCGTGGCGGTCCTCGATTTCTGGACTTACTGCTGCATCAACTGCATGCACGTCCTGCCCGTGCTGAAACGCGTCGAAGAGCGCTTCGCGAAGGATCCGGTCGTCGTCATCGGCGTCCACTCCGCGAAGTTCATCTCGGAAAAAGACCCGCAGAACATCCGCCGCGCCGTGCAGCGATACGGCATCGTCCACCCGGTCCTGGTCGACAAGGATCACGACATCTGGGAGCGCTTCGCCGTGCACGCCTGGCCGACGATCGTCCTCGTCGATCCGGCCGGGTACGTCGCGGACACGCTGTCGGGTGAAATCGAGGAGGACGACCTGGTCTCGAAGATCGAGGCGCTCCTCGAGGAGGGGCGGCGCAAGGGGATCCTGGTCGAGGGGCGGCCGGACACGGTACCCGACCCCGACACGGACCGGTCCTTCCTGCGCTTCCCGGGGAAGGTGCACGTGGCGAAGGACCGTCTGTTCATCTCCGACAGCGGGCACAACCGCCTCATCGTCGCCGATCTCGAGGGGTGCGTGCAGGCGATCGTCGGCGAGGGGGGCGCCGGGGCGCACGACGGTCCGGCGGGGGAGGCGTCGTTCCACAACCCGCAGGGGATGACCTCGGACGACAAGCACCTGTACGTCGCGGACGCCGGCAACCACCTGCTGCGCGGTGTCGATCTCTCGACTCTCGAGGTGACCACGCTGGCGGGTACGGGCCAAAAGGGCAGGGAGCCGGGCCCGTTCGATCCGGCGGTGCCGAGGAGCGTGGCGCTGCGCTCCCCCTGGGCGCTGCTGCGCATCGGACGGCAGCTCCTGATCGCCATGGCGGGCAGCCACCAGATCTGGGTGTACGACACCGACAAGCACCTCATCGGGCCGTGGGCCGGCAGCGGGCGGGAGGACCACGTCGACGGCCCCGTGGCCGAGGCGGCCCTTGCGCAGCCGAGCGGCCTGGCCCAGGCGGGGCGCTACATCCTGATCGCCGACAGCGAGATCAGCAGCGTGCGCGTCATCGACCTGGAGGACTCGACGGTGAAGACGATCGTGGGGCGCGGTCTGTTCGAGTTCGGTGACGAAGTGGGACCGCCCGACAAAGTGCTGCTGCAGCACCCGCTCGACATCGCCGTCGGCGCGGGGACGATCTACGTCGCCGACTCCTACAACAACAAGATCAAAGCCATCGCCTTCGGCTCGATGGAGACGAAGACACTCTTCGGCGACGGCGATCCGGGCACCCTGCACGAGCCGGGCGGTCTGGCCGTGGACGGCGACACCGTCTTCATCGCCGACACCAACAACCATCGCGTCCTGCGCGGCGATCCCCGGACGGGCGGCCTGAAAGAGGTCACCCTTTCGGGCGAGTAG
- a CDS encoding SpoIIE family protein phosphatase, whose amino-acid sequence MKPRSARVLVVDDDPAMLRTVERILSPRHHVLGCASGEEAIEAIKREPYDVAIVDVRMPGLDGFEVTRAIRSLRPRTEVILVTGSVTDLDDKLVKAIEERAFYFITKPFSKTVLTSLVSWCLDMQRLAEERDDLIHRLTEDLERARRFQRALLPQGLPKNFGTVRAASAWVSTESLGGDLYDIVPLAGDRLFLIVADVAGHGVAAALLVGMIKTAIGRGLQEMMGQGRIDLIPAARAVLDILAPLNASRVVTAFFGILDVPGRELHYLNAGHPPAALWKPGTAPRLLSATTPLLSYGIDLGRQPNATVPFAPGDRLAIYSDGLYEVRDPSGNEFGRDRLVRVLTEGRGSIEQAVESAMEQTRKHAGGRPPEDDLTLLVVESGAAGPTRPKG is encoded by the coding sequence GTGAAGCCCCGCTCGGCGCGCGTCCTGGTCGTGGATGACGATCCGGCCATGCTGCGGACGGTCGAGCGCATCCTGTCTCCGCGCCACCACGTGCTCGGCTGCGCTTCCGGGGAGGAGGCGATCGAGGCGATCAAGCGCGAGCCGTACGACGTCGCCATCGTCGACGTGCGCATGCCCGGGCTCGACGGGTTCGAGGTGACGCGCGCCATCCGCTCGCTGCGCCCGCGCACGGAGGTCATCCTGGTCACGGGCTCGGTGACCGACCTGGACGACAAGCTGGTCAAGGCGATCGAGGAGCGCGCCTTTTATTTCATCACCAAGCCGTTCTCCAAGACGGTCCTGACCTCGCTCGTCTCCTGGTGTCTCGACATGCAGCGCCTCGCGGAGGAGCGCGACGATCTCATCCACAGATTAACCGAGGATCTGGAGCGGGCGCGCCGGTTCCAGCGGGCCCTCCTGCCGCAGGGGCTGCCGAAGAATTTTGGAACGGTGCGGGCCGCCTCGGCCTGGGTGTCGACCGAGAGCCTGGGTGGAGACCTGTACGACATCGTCCCGCTCGCCGGCGACCGCCTGTTCCTGATCGTCGCCGACGTCGCCGGTCACGGTGTCGCGGCGGCCCTGCTGGTCGGCATGATCAAGACGGCCATCGGCCGCGGGCTTCAGGAGATGATGGGGCAGGGGCGGATCGATCTGATCCCCGCCGCGCGCGCCGTCCTCGACATCCTCGCCCCGCTCAACGCCAGCCGTGTGGTGACCGCCTTCTTCGGGATCCTGGACGTGCCCGGCCGGGAGCTGCACTACCTCAACGCCGGCCACCCTCCGGCGGCCCTCTGGAAGCCCGGCACCGCGCCGCGACTCCTGTCGGCGACGACGCCCCTGCTGTCGTACGGGATCGACCTGGGGCGGCAGCCGAACGCGACGGTCCCGTTCGCGCCTGGCGATCGCCTGGCGATCTATTCCGACGGATTGTACGAAGTGCGCGATCCGTCCGGGAACGAGTTCGGGCGGGACCGGCTGGTCCGCGTCCTCACCGAGGGGCGCGGCTCGATCGAGCAGGCCGTCGAGTCGGCGATGGAGCAGACGCGGAAGCACGCCGGGGGGCGGCCGCCCGAGGACGATCTGACGCTGCTCGTGGTGGAGTCCGGCGCCGCCGGCCCTACTCGCCCGAAAGGGTGA